A window of Sorex araneus isolate mSorAra2 chromosome 3, mSorAra2.pri, whole genome shotgun sequence genomic DNA:
AAGAGGTCCACAATGATTGAATTCCCCAACAACAAGGAAAAGCCCATGAGCACCCAGGGTAGAAAGGGAGCCTGGAAGTTGAGAAGGCCGAAGAAGTTCATGCGGACATAGGGATTCCTTCGGCTCCACACGTAGACAAGCATTATTGTAAAGGCCTGGCCCAAGAAAACTAAActcacaaacaaaccaaaaagctaGCAGATGGCATTAAGGAAAACATCAACATTATAAATACAATAGGGAAGTCTGGAGAATAGAACTAAGGATTATGTTCTAATCAAGTTCAAAGTAGGAAAGGTAAACACTAGCTACAGCTTCAGTAGAGAAAAAGCCTGAAAAAtggaagataaaacaaaacaaaacccggAGCAATCAGGCAAAATCCCGCATAGGGTAAATCAATCTGGTTTGTAGCTACTTCaaattaatattctatttttgtGAAGTTcttgcctttttgaaaaacatgtTAATTCCTTGGTCAATAATTACAATGACATGCACTCACCATTAGCATCTTTACAGATGTAAATAAAGTCAGCTGGAGCAAAACCATCTTGTCAGACAGGACTACATTCAAGTGTGTTATACAGGTAacagtccttttttaaaaaaattttggtagtggccaaaaatatttcttaccaacttagtttaaaaataaagcacatcCATCATTAATAATATATCTAAGACGCTTAATAGTAACCCACCTGGGCTAAAAGTTCCTTGATTTCCTCATAGCCAAAATACATCCTGTTTAACCTCTAGGTTTAGAAAGTGTGTTGCAAAATAAACAGTTGTACTCTGTTGCTAAAATAAAGAGATCTATTTGTTCAAATTATCTAGTGAACAATGGGAAATGAAGTGTTTTTAAAAGCGTGTAATTCAATGTGTTCCTGGGTTTGTTCTAGTTGTTGAAGGATACAGTCATTAAGAATCCACCAAATAGGAACATAAATACAAAATCTGCTGTCCGACCTCGGAAAGAGCCTTCTTCTAGCATTCGACAGTAACGGTATCTTAAGTTCCaagttaagaaaatataaagcacataaataagaaaaaagtagtATTTAATATATCACTTAAGTACACTTGGCCTCCATATTATTTATAAGAAGCCAAGCTTTCGTTTCTGTAAGAATTTTTATGATTGGTGGTATGATTATATCTCTTTTACCAGGGATTTTGGACAAGACAAAGAccgtattttaaaaaagaaattgttcatTACTGGGAAACTAAGTCAAATCCTGCATAAACATACTTATAGTCATTTActaaacattttcaaatttatatcaTTTCCCCCATGTTTAACTAGGCCACATGCTTAATTTTTCATAAACTAGCTTGGAAGAAGTCCCCACCAAGAAGTCTTTTGTGATGACTACTTTCTCAGGAAAGGTTTAAATATTTCTATGCCTCagtcaataaaaatgtaatttgattttttaaaaaatgtaaattatcagAAACTTTCCAGAATGTGTATCACATTAGGTGACAGGAATCCATCTTAGAGTAGGAATCCTATAATCCCTTGGAGACCCTCTTTTTATTGCAGATGAGCTGAGATGTAATTTCCCTCTACATCCAGAAAGTGGGAGAGGTAGAGAAATGTCCTTCCCTGTACTCCCAATCACCACCAGTACACAAACCAGCACACAATTCCATTCTTTTTCAACAAACCAGAACCTGGAACTACACATTATGGCACTGTATTTTCAGTCAGTTGTATCAGCAATTAAAATCTAAGGAGCTCTATTCCTGCGTCTACTCCCAATCTACTCTCTCTTTGTTGTATGTCACTAGGAAAAATGctttaatttattgtttatattaCACTTCCTTTTGGAACTGTAATATGCAAACACTCTTAAAACATTACTATTTGACCAACGACCCTGAATAGTTACAACTAATATGATAACCAACCAGATTAATAGTTTCAACTTAaaagatacaatttttttcttttcattttttctattagagttttggttcttgttttgtcggtttttttggtggtaggaCTCAAACTCAGGAGTTCATAGATGTAAATCTCTCTTAACTGTATCTGTGGCCATCAAATACTATATTTAAAAACACTTAAGGTTTTCTGCTACCCCACTTAATAAAGGATACAAAaaaatcatgttaaataaaaaattgaatccaactggcccaaaaaataagaaattggtgATTAGCCTCcatatctgttaaaaaaaaataaaagagaaaattgataTAAGTACAATATATTACCAGCAAATACTTATCTAATAAGACAAAAGGAATATCCTATGACTGATTACTTAACGTCCTGGAGAGATACCAATTTCTGAACCCTAGGACATGCAATCTGACAGTGGATTTTTCTATGCTGCTTCTAGGTGAAAGTCTGAAAGATGTCATTTGTTCCTTAAAATTTCTAAGAATAGAACAAGAAACTGCAATTATTCCCCTCAAAGAAAACCACATACCATATGTTCAGGCCAACCACTGAAAGAACCTGAAGGAAAGTTTAGCTTAATTTACCAGAAACAGGGCTTTTGTGTATGTAATAATCCAATGTAACTTATAGTCTTGAAAACACTAGAGTAAAACCTCCAGGAATCTTGTATAAATTGCCAAggaatatttctataaatttgaCAGCCAGAAATGTCTACAGTAATAATTCTAACACAAATACTTAAGTTCTACTCTTATTGGTAAATGAAAGAACActcattttcatttgtgaaaCTTGACACACTTTTCCCTACTTAGTCCAGATACACAAATTTTGAGAATATACAAATTTACTCATTACAGTAGAGAGCACTTaccattttaaagtgttttacATATTCTATTATCTCATGGAATCTTAATAATTCTGTGAGATGAGTATGCAGATACTGCTATCCTGATTTTATAGACAGGAAACTAAATGACTTAGGTATTTTAATATGGCTTGCTCAAGGCAAAGCTTGTAGAGGGACACTGAACTCAAAACTAGAATTTCAACAGATACATGGTTTTATCAAGAGTTCACACTGCGCAAAACTAAGTAAAATAGGGCTGGACtaatagtacaactggtagggtgcttgtgttgcacaTCTTGGTTCAATCCACACACCACAACCGGTGCCAAGCCCCAttgagtgatccatgaacactgagtcaggagtaagtactgagcaatGCTAGGGATGgaccaaaaacaagaaacaaacagataaaaatgCTAGTCATACAAATAACACTTAGATGAAATCATAGGACACATAAGTATGGGAGTTTTTGTTAGCATGATGTGATTTTTGGAATATGCATCAATTTAAAAGCATtgagaggaggctggagtgatagcacagtgggtagggcatttgcctcccacaaggccaacctgggttccattcctagcatcccatatggtctagtgagcaccgccaggggtaattcctgagtgcagagccaggagtgacccctgtgcatctccaggtgtgatccaaaaagcaaaaataaattaaaaaatacataaatacataaaagcaCTAAGAGATAGGAGTTTCTGAATTGGACCATGGTGATGAAAAAAGCAGGGGTTGGTAGGTGTGTCCAGGCAGTGAGTAGACAAAATAAGGTCATTGTGAGATTCCTCCTGATGTTAGGTAGCTTCTATTTTTGTGGGGCCCCACACAGAGTATTTGGGGGTTACCAGCACCACACACAGATGAAGATCAAACTGAGGGCTTGCATGCATTCAAACACTTGAACTTTTTCAATGGCCCTTTAGACCACAGTATTAACTCTGAACTACTGATGCCTAATTACAGGGACTGGACAAATCAAATCAGAATCATGAACAAAACTTTTACAAACAAAacataagtttgttttttttttttcccctgggcggggcggggaggtcGATggtgtaggaattgaacccagggacttacacatacaaagcaagtgctctaccatggAGTCACACCCCAGtacccaaataaaatttttttcttttgtgtgtgtgtgggatgggagggaggaccccacactccacagtgctcagggacaaataaaaattcttaattcCTATTCATGGAGAGGTTTGAATAGCTCTTAAAAGTTCCTTAAGTGATTCATAAAGCAAACAGAGGCTGAAAAATCTCTACTTTgtctcctctatccctctcaatAAGTCTTATAACTAAGTATTCCCAGGATTTGTTactaaacagaaagaaaagttaTAAAACATTAATGTTGGTTGTGACGGACTACTTACTTGAAAGTGTTTAAAGATTAATTCAGGATTGAAATACAACTGAAAAGGTGTGATTAATTCCAATtgctgaaagagaaaaagagattatTTATTTACAGTGGCGATGCCAGAAACCACCCCAAGGCTCTAAGACATGtaaaccactgtactatatctctggccttaAATAAAGTTCCTACAGCAAGCAAATCATTCAAACTTGCCCCATTTACAGGATAGACCACACGATTTTCAGCTCTAAGACACTTACACCCTTCTAAGATTTCGTAGgcgggagaaagagactctttaATGAAGGACTCTGTAGAACTGCATCCCCAATACCTTGGTATTGACAATATCTAACACaaaagtttgttttggggggcattaGCTACAGCTGACGTGAAAGCATGGGGGCCTGGGCTCTTTCCTGGAAAGTACAGATGCAATGAACCTGCACATTACATGGGCAGAAACTGATGACAGTTGTGAAGCAATACTACTCACTCAGAGCAAGCAAGACTCGAAGTCGGGACTGGGCGCTTGCTTATAGCCCGTCTCAAGGCTTTTCCCTCAATAACTTCCAGCTTTTTAACCTCCATACCTAACTTTATTAAGCGGGGCCTTGCCCCCAGCAGACATTACGATCCCACCTGCACACAGTTCTCAGACGTGTTTCTCGGGTGGGCGGCTCCCGCAGGGATAACTAATAGTTACCCTTCACAGCTGACCAGCCTCAAGAACTGATCCTCCATCCCGCTGGACGAGGTACTCCCTTCTCTTCAACCGGGTAAGGCCTCTAGAGAGAACCCCGAACTCCAGAGCGAACCTCGTACGCTTCCACTCACCCCTGAGACCAACCCCTCCAAGGCCCAAAGAGCAGTTTTCTTAAGACCACGTCAGAGCCAGCCCGGAGGGTGAAAACTGGCGCTGCAGCTTCTTACCACAGCGGCAGTTGTGAGGACGCAAGCAGTAGTGTAGGCTCGGCTGACCGGTGGGATCTGCAGGTATTCCAACCGGAGGCTCTGGTACGCCATCTTCCCCACCACCGCCTGCCCCCCTCCACTTCCCCTTCCGCCCGTCAAGCCGCGCGACGGGGCGGGACTAAAGCAGGACTCTCGGTTAGCCTCCCGTTACCGTCCAATCAATGTCGCGCGGCCGATCATCCACCAATCGCTAGAGTATTTAGGAAAGTCCAACGGCCAATCATAAGTTGTGTCTTTGCAGCGTTCCCGCCTTTCTCCTCCAGCCACCAACGTCCGGAAGAAGAGAGTAAGTACCGGTTTCTTCCGCCAATCCCTGCCGGCCACCGCTCGCTTTCCCGTCCGGCCCAACTGCGTCAGCCAGTTTAGGTAAACCCCCGAACGTACAGCTAGCCAATCGGAAACGCGATAGCATCCCGCCTTTGCGTTCATTCGCTGAGACAGGCATCCGTCGGAATTTTACGAAGCTCGCGAGACTGCCTATCGTTGTCAGCAAGCGGTTGTTTAAAGGAGGTGGCGCGAAGCTGGTATTTGGTCGAGTTCATACCGGTTTTGGAGACTAGGGTAAGTGTGGCCGGGCAGCATTTTCTGTGGTGAGCAGCGGAGAGGAGTTAAACTGGGTTAGGCAACATCGAGAATGCCGGACCAGCTTCCGAGAGCGGTGTTACCGGTCCGGTCGCGAGTCTACGACCTGAAGATCCCGGCATGCAGTGGGGCGCAGGGCCGGATGGGAGCCGGTCCTTGCGTCCGGAAGTACTCCCTTAACATTGGGTTCTAGGGCTCTTGGTCAACTTGCCGCGTCTGTAGCACCTCCAGTGTTTCGGCTGCAGATGTTTTTCAAGACCTACTTAAcaatcccttccccaccccccaggacctCTAAATCTAAGGAAAGTAGATTAACAGACCTTGGAATAGTAATATCCTATAATTGAAATGTGACTCTCCGAAGTAAGTGCTGATGAGAATTTAGAGGAGGGAGGGTAGGGGTACGGCATCTTGATCCTTTTAGGAAAGCCATCACAGGGAAGAAAAAGGCCTGGTTTGGCCAAAACCAAAGTGGACATTATGACAGGCAGAGATAGCTATCATACTTCGGTGGGTTATAAGAAAGcactaaaataatttgaaacaacGACTATCAAGTCTGTTTTAAGGAAGGAACCAAATAAGAGCCTGAAGAAACACATATGAGGGTTTCATCTCCAGGAGCACAAACAGAATTGTGAATGGGTAACTTTAAAAAGGGCCGATCTGAAGAACTAATAGTCATTAGGTACTCAAATTTACATGGCAATCTGAGAATGTACATTAAAATACattctgcccccagccccaagcaTGTGCACATCCCCTTAAAACAGTATTGAGCGTATTCCTTAACCTGTTAGAACATCGTCTTTGTCTGCAATAGTGTGTTGGCAGTACCCACACAAGAGAAAAGCATGATAGGAAGATTTTGAAAATTGTCAGATTTAAGGTGGATTTTTCAATTTGGGGGATTTGGGGGCTTGATTTTGTTGAATAGAGATCAGAAAATAATGCAGGATTAGTAGAGACAGCTGCGGTTTTGAGGCGAGGATTATGTAGACTTTAAGGAAACAAATCATCAATGCTTCCCATTAACAAGTTGGTCCATCTTTTGGGGAGTTAACAGTGGATAGTCACACCTTTTGAAGAGTGAAAACTTGATTCTGGACTCCTAGAATAGTGAAGTGTGAATGTGGAATGTTTGGAAGGTGGAGTTTAAGTAGCTTAGTGGTTAACCAATGTGTGGCTAGATGGTTTGGATTTTCAAGAAACAATACTGAAACAGCTTGGCAAAAATTGGcaaaaaaatgttgaataataCCAGGTGttgtcaaagaaattaaaaaaaaatttcatgctgCAAGTAGGAGTATAAACTGGCCTCAACACCCTCAACACCtgtatttaaataacattttggaATTATTTAGAGAAATTACATATGAGTAAACTGTCCCAGCAACCGGTGTAAATATTCTGCAAGTTCCCAGGGAGACATTTGAAAAGGGTATTTGTTATAGGAGCCAGTGGGTTAAAAGCACTTGCGTGTGGCTAATCTTGTGAGAGCCTTGACTCCACATGGACcccctaagcattgttgggtgCAGCTTTGTAGACTCCCCAGCAATGTGGGTCTTATCACTGCAACTCTCCACTGGGGTTGCAGTGATAAGAGACCTTGCTATCACTGCAAGCCCTAAATTCTACCGTGTTCTAACCCTCAAATTGAACTGCTGACTTGATCAAGAATCTCTGAGAAGAGCACAACATTTTTGGTAGCAATGTTCTAAAAGTAAATTGTCTGAAGGAGAACATGTACATTAAGTGTGATATGTGTATGTGATAAAACTTATTGAATACTTGAGTTAGAATCAATGAAGTATAACAATGTTAAATTATTGTAAACagacaaaacatttttttgggaTTGGGGGAGATAGCTTAAGGGTCTGGACCACATGCTTCACAAGCAGGAGCACTGAATTTCAGTCCCTATACCTGGTTAGTACCACTGatagaccccaaaaccaaaacaaaagaaaaaaggaaaagaaaacgagggctggagatagttcagtgggttggATGCTAGCCTTGTTGTGGCCAACCCAATGATGTATCattcccgagccctgccaggagtaaacccttcagcactgccaggtgtagcaccaaaacaaaaagcaaataccaaacaaaagccaaagaaaaattaCTTACTTTTAGCATTACATAAAACTTATTTAAGATGATTTAAAGTTgagttaaaatacatatatttaaaacactCAAGTTTCTATGGGAGATTAAAGAAGCAAGAATAAAAAACCTAGCATGAATCAAAAAGGGGCTGCCAGGTGGTTTGAAGGACTGGATTGCATTATCTAGGCCCGATActgcatggccccctgagtaccaaaaatagaaaaaaggaggatgaagaaccttgTAAATTATATTGGAAATGAATTTAATCCTGTAGGCATAAGGTAGTATAGAGAAGATAAAAATGCTGCTAatctgagggccagagcaatagtacagctagtagggtgcttgccttgcattcagctaacccaggctccatccctggtggtctcccccaccccccaaaaaaacctgctaatttaaagaatttttttttctttttgggttacacagccaatgcacaggggttacctcctggctttgcactcaggaattactcctggcggtgcttgggggaccatatgggatgctgggaatccaatccgggtcggctgcatgaaggcaaatgccgtacccactgtgctatcgctccagccccccctaaagaatttttaaaacaaaattatgattaTCACATATATGCAGATTACTCTATAATAGGTAACCTATGAATGaggttacagaaaaaaaaaatgtatcctaGGGGTCAGAGACATAATAACAGGTTTTAAAGTGCTTGTCTTCCATGCAACCAAACCTGGCATCACATTTTCCCACAACACTCTAAGTCACCCATACccctgctggatgtgacccaaaacaccacCTCTTTCCAAAAGAAATTTCGTCCTCCAAGTGATTGTATCTATTCTGTTTTGATTGAGGAGGGTAGAGGTACTCCTGGTAATGCTGTGGGATTCAATGTGCCGTGTATCAAATCAACTTTGACTACAAGCAAGGCCACAGCTATTCTATTATTAACCATTATAGGTTAATAAAGTTCTCAAgattttatgacatttttcttGCCATAAAAAGATTTGATTGCATTATTTGCTTCAaaatctcccccctcccctccctcaccctcacctattttactatttaaaatttttttttttggaatttgtgctatcctggctatgctcagggcttactctcagctctgtgctcaaggatcactcctagtggggcttgagaCCATACGgtatgtcagggattaaacccaggtcaaccgagAGCCAGGCAaatactctatccactgtacctATTGCTTCACCCCTATTTGCTTCAAATTCTTTCGTGAACTTTACCCAAAAGTCACCTGGTAATTGGGGTAACCTTTGTTTGggctaa
This region includes:
- the DERL2 gene encoding derlin-2; its protein translation is MAYQSLRLEYLQIPPVSRAYTTACVLTTAAVQLELITPFQLYFNPELIFKHFQIWRLITNFLFFGPVGFNFLFNMIFLYRYCRMLEEGSFRGRTADFVFMFLFGGFLMTLFGLFVSLVFLGQAFTIMLVYVWSRRNPYVRMNFFGLLNFQAPFLPWVLMGFSLLLGNSIIVDLLGIAVGHIYFFLEDVFPNQPGGIRILKTPSILKAIFDTPDEDPNYNPLPEERPGGFAWGEGQRLGG